The window TACACCATTATCTCCGGCTAGTCTGATGTCTGAGTAGTAGTCAGGGCAGTCACCCCTTCCTCCAGCAATACGCCTCGCAGTATCCCACAACATGGTTGTCATTGTTACTCTGGCAGTTTGAGTGTTTCGGAAACAGAGGGGCCAATGTGGGGAGGCCCCCGAGCGGAACCCTGGAGCTCAGTCTGCAGTTTGATAGTGGCAGAGGGGGACGTGAAGGTGGTGGTGAAGCGGGGTGTGGTTGGCAGTAGGGAGGGGCTCTAGATGTTGGTCTCCCTCTGCATGGCGTCCTCATCTTTGGGGTCTACCATGTCCTCCAAGGCCTGGGCGTCCCCGTCTGTCTCCTTTTGGTCCTGGTCCCGGTCGGGGTCCTCGGTTTCAGTCCGTTTGTACATCTCCTCCTGCTTGCGCTCCTTGGCCAGGAGTCTGTAGTTGATGAAGTTGCCGATGAACAGCCAAATGCTGGCCATGATCACCACAGCCCCACAGCAGAAATACATGTACTTGTAGTTTTTGGTGATGTCCACCAGTTTACCTGTAAATAAGAGCATAGAAAGGGTAAATGTGATGAAGGCCTGTCATATCGCTATTTTCTGCATTTCCAAATATGCCTTTATCTGTTTCTTCATGTCTACTGATCTTTAATGAGGAACATTATCTCAAATAAATGAAGCATTTTGTCAAGGACCAATAATCACAGAATTAAGTTTCCATTTGTTGTTATTGTAATTAGACAAATAAGCACATATTATAAGAATTCCAAAATGTAATATTGCTTTTCCACTCTAAGTCAGCAAACTCTATTACCAAGATCAAACCAAGTGAATGACTACTAAGCAATAGCACTCCTTAAAACTATAATTGAGTGACTTTAATTTATTCCTTTGGCATATCAACTGCTTAAAAAGTAAGCAATGTCTCACAACTGAATGAAGTAGTAATGAGTTGAGAGATCAGTGACATACCTGCCAGGGGTGGACCAATGAGGACAGGGCAGCACTCCACAATGGTGGTGAGCCCCACGGCACTGGAGAACCTCTGAGCCCCCACCAGGTCCATCAGGGTCTCAAACAGCACCGAGCTGACCATGCCGAAGGCAAAGCCAAAGAATATGGCATACACCACCAGGCCTGTGTAGCTCTCCACCAGGGGGCAGAGGATGTGGCACACCCCGTTGTAGAGCACGGCGAAGCTGAAGAAGTACTGGATCCTGGGCCGGATCCACTTGGAGTTGGCCAGGAGCCCCATGGAGGGCCGGGCAAACATGTCCACGAAGGCCAGGATGGAGAGCAGGAAGGCGGCTGAGTACTCATCCACGCCTATGTCCTTGGCGTAGGCCGTCAGGAAGACTATTGGTGAGAAAAAGCCCAAAAACATGATGACGTTGCCCGACAGGTAGATGAGGAAACCGCGGTGCTTGAAAAGCGACAGGTCAATGAACTTGTTGACAGTCCCCAAACAAGTGGTCGTCTCCTTCTTCTTGGTGGCGGTTTTGGCAACGACCAACTCCTCATCCTTCTTGATCTTGCCCAGCGGTGGCCCCAGGGGCCTCATCAGGGAGCCAGCCACACAGCAATTGAGCAGTATGCCCCCCCAGGATGAGGAAGCTGCCCCTCCAGCCGAAGGAGTTGAACAGGTACTGGTTGAAAGGGGCTAGGCTGCTCAGGAACACTGGGCTACCGGCCATGGCTATTCCGTTAGCGATGGGACGCTTCTTATAGAAGTACTTGCCAATCATAGTCAGTGCTGGCTGAAGGTTAAAGGCTAGGCCCAGGCCTttgtgaggagagaggataatatgatttagagtttttttttaaacatacattTCTAACAAGAAAATTATTTGATAAGATAATTCAGGCATATATGACAGTGAGCATAAAGTACACATTCGGAATAATTTACATTTTCTTCAAGTAGCCAGATAGTGGTCATTAAACGATTTGACAAATCAAGCTTAACTGTACTCTTGTAATGTATCTATAGTCTTTTACTATGATCTTTGTGAAACACAGAATGGAAAACTCAGAATCAGTTGTAGGCCTATTTTCAACCGGCCACTTAAGGAGTTTGACACTATAATCAAATTAACTCTGAATGAGGTGAAATGGATTACATCTGAATTACCTCCTATAAGACCGATGCAAACATAAAGCTCCACCACGCTGTTGCAGAAGGAAGCGGATATCAACCCGATAGAAGACAGGACTCCCCCCATGATCATGACAGGTCTGCAGCCATATGTGTTTACCAGTACACTGCTTATGGGACCTGGAAGAGAAACAAATGAGATACTAAAAACATGGTCTTTCATCCAACCCATACATTCAGCCTGCTATAGACTCGGGTAATCATGTCGTGATTACTTAACGGTTTAAGCTTGTTAGCGTTGAAAGACAGCGTGAAACTTCCCAGCTCTGGAAATAGAGGTACTGTAACAAGACCTTGTTGATACTGGTAAACAATGTACAACATCGTGTTGTGTGTTCTGCATGTATTCTTAAGGGGGCGAGGGCTGCATTGAGAGATCAGTAACAAACAGGCATGGGTATAACACAGCATTATCTTAGTAGTCAAACAAACAAATGGCCTTATTGCCAATAAGTGCAGAGCACGTTGACTAAACATCTGTTATTTTCCAGCTTAGCTACATATGTATCAGAGATCCCATCACGACAAGCAATACATGTACTGTTGGACCAGCAAGACCAATGACACAGAGTGCATGTGAGGTCTTGGATATAACTCAGGACCGAGACAATTAACCAATGGGTGCCTGTCAGCCTTGGACAGGTTGCACTGAGAGCTGAGGGCCAAACAGAGAGTGTTAGTCAAACGGAATGAGTCAGAATCGATCAAGCCCGTCAAGCCTCATCGACACGCTGAGTGAAGACATTGAACTGAGCTCTGGTTGGACACGCAatgggtctctctgtctcataagctttCAAGGCACAGCTGCCATGCTAATGCAAAACAGAGACCCAACGTGGCAACCAGTTATCTTATGAAGTGGATAATAGACACTGACTGTATGAATACACACTGTATGGGCATAGATAGGTTTCATATGTGACAGCGAGAGAATGCTGGTTAACGTAAATGGACTCTGTTGAATTGGAGCATCCCCAGTTATATTTGCTGAAAGTGCACTGCAATGCAATGTTTTCATATCTGAAAAGTGGGGGAATCATGAActatgatacacacacaccttgaaGTGAGCTGAAGACCTTGGCTCCATGGCCCATTTGTCCCTCAGCTCAGTTTCTCTGTAATTCACAATTTTCCATGAGTAACAGTAAGCACTTGATATTGGTAGAAAACGCACAGATGAGTTGAGTGGGGCCGACCAGCATCGCGCTACTATGCCACACTGCACTTTCCATTTCCTTGTTACCTTCAATAAGGGCTTGCCACACAACTTCTTCTTAGAGGCATACAACACAAGACAACGGGCAGGAAGGGAATCTTAGCAGATGTTGGTTTTAGTGGGTCAACCCCTGTTATTGAACCCTCTCTATGGTCATTGATAGTACATCAGTCTGAAAGGTCCAAGCAATTCCTTGTAAATTGTGTCCTTGTCAAATGTCTAAAAGTTGTTGTTGAGGGAAACTTTGTCCTTTTGTATTTCTAAAGTCCTGTTCTGTTTGAACCTCTGGTCTCCATTACCTGATAGGGTGAGGCATGACTCTGCTTCTATGGCATGTCACAATGTCCCCTTCCATGACAGACGTTAAACAAAAGGAAGAGTAAATTGAATAAGAAACGATAA of the Oncorhynchus gorbuscha isolate QuinsamMale2020 ecotype Even-year linkage group LG25, OgorEven_v1.0, whole genome shotgun sequence genome contains:
- the LOC124014154 gene encoding LOW QUALITY PROTEIN: monocarboxylate transporter 2-like (The sequence of the model RefSeq protein was modified relative to this genomic sequence to represent the inferred CDS: deleted 1 base in 1 codon), with protein sequence MPPPAAGPPAVTPPDGGWGWAVVLGSFISIGFSYAFPKAITVYFKDIQKIFDCSYSQIAWISSIMLAVMYAGGPISSVLVNTYGCRPVMIMGGVLSSIGLISASFCNSVVELYVCIGLIGGLGLAFNLQPALTMIGKYFYKKRPIANGIAMAGSPVFLSSLAPFNQYLFNSFGWRGSFLILGGILLNCCVAGSLMRPLGPPLGKIKKDEELVVAKTATKKKETTTCLGTVNKFIDLSLFKHRGFLIYLSGNVIMFLGFFSPIVFLTAYAKDIGVDEYSAAFLLSILAFVDMFARPSMGLLANSKWIRPRIQYFFSFAVLYNGVCHILCPLVESYTGLVVYAIFFGFAFGMVSSVLFETLMDLVGAQRFSSAVGLTTIVECCPVLIGPPLAGKLVDITKNYKYMYFCCGAVVIMASIWLFIGNFINYRLLAKERKQEEMYKRTETEDPDRDQDQKETDGDAQALEDMVDPKDEDAMQRETNI